A single Drechmeria coniospora strain ARSEF 6962 chromosome 03, whole genome shotgun sequence DNA region contains:
- a CDS encoding glutamate decarboxylase: protein MSESGYALPYVLHTKCSGRISNQPPANPKAGKRLERRRRGAPSNGTTDYSNFVTVRANSDAFVRVFSPIGKDSDNMGTCTCTPIVPEYRRRAFAGVGCTPTIHIQYHHPSTTAATESTTTTTTTPPSSVHNLCRARARPATRDADEAALHRSTGTVPPRNVLVDPHEPAELAAKLKFILPDKGRGKDGLLDAIRRVLRYSVNTWDQGFLDKLYASNTPVGVISDLVLSVLNTNLHVFQVSPALTVIEKTTGRALANRFGFTGPRAGGVTCQGGSSSNLTSLVVARNTLYPDCKPAGNGARDFVVFTSAHGHYSVEKSAMICGLGEASVWKVPVDGGGAMRPDRLRELAARARELGKTPLYVNSTAGSTVRGSFDAFDEIAAVCDEYGMWMHIDASWGGPVVFSAQQRSKLRGSHLADSITINPHKMMNAPTTCSFLLGPDMGIFNKANSTSAGYLFHETADDEVWDLADLTLQCGRRGDSLKVALAWLYYGADGFERQIDHAFAMAHHLHSLIQQTGNFVMLSEDPPPCLQVCFYHAPGGKLSDDAAANTKITQAIVERLIRRGFMVDYAPGDKGSFLRVVVNTQTLPTTVEGLTRAIEEVAKEET, encoded by the exons ATGAGCGAGTCGGGCTACGCGTTGCCCTACGTACTCCATACAAAGTGCTCTGGCCGGATTAGCAATCAACCTCCAGCCAACCCGAAGGCGGGAAAACGGCTagagcgacgacgtcgtggaGCCCCTAGCAATGGTACGACCGACTACTCGAATTTCGTCACTGTCAGAGCAAATTCTGATGCATTCGTACGAGTATTTTCGCCCATCGGCAAAGACTCGGACAACATGGGAacttgcacctgcacgccaa TCGTACCAGAGtaccgacgacgggcattCGCTGGAGTCGGATGCA CCCCCACCATCCACATTCAGTACCACCACCCATCCACCACCGCTGCCACTGAGAgtaccaccaccaccaccacaacTCCGCCAAGCAGTGTGCACAACTTgtgccgtgctcgtgctcgtccggCCACCCGTG atgccgacgaggcggccctTCACCGTTCGACGGGGACGGTCCCGCCACGCAACGTCCTCGTCGATCCGCACGAgcccgccgagctcgccgcgaAGCTCAAGTTCATCCTGCCGGACAAAGGCCGAGGCAAggacggcctcctcgacgccatccgGCGGGTGCTCAGGTACAGCGTCAACACCTGGGACCAAGGCTTCCTGGACAAGCTGTACGCCAGCAACACCCCT GTCGGCGTCATctccgacctcgtcctctccgtcCTGAATACAAAC CTGCACGTCTTTCAAGTCTCGCCCGCCTTGACCGTCATCGAGAAGACGACCGGTCGGGCGCTGGCCAATCGCTTCGGCTTCACGGGGCcccgggccggcggcgtcaccTGCCAGGGCGGCAGCTCGTCCAACCTCacctccctcgtcgtcgcccgaaACACGCTGTACCCCGACTGCAAGCCGGCCGGCAACGGGGCCCGCGACTTTGTCGTCTTCACGAGCGCCCACGGCCACTACTCGGTCGAGAAGAGCGCCATGATCTGCGGCTTGGGCGAGGCCAGCGTCTGGAAGgtgcccgtcgacggcggcggagccaTGAGGCCCGACCGGCTTCGggagctcgccgcccgcgcccggGAGCTGGGCAAGACGCCGCTCTACGTCAACTCGACGGCCGGTTCGACCGTCAGGGGCTCCTTCGATGCCTTTGACGAGATTGCCGCCGTCTGCGACGAGTACGGCATGTGGATGCACATCGATGCCAGCTGGGGCGGACCCGTCGTCTTTTCCGCCCAGCAGAGGTCGAAGCTCCGCGGCTCTCACCTTGCCGACTCCATCACCATCAACCCGCACAAGATGATGAACGCGCCGACCACCTGTTCCTTCCTGCTTGGACCCGACATGGGCATATTCAACAAGGCAAACAGCACCAGCGCCGGCTACCTCTTCCACGAaaccgccgacgacgaggtttgggacctcgccgacctcaCCCTTCAGtgcggccgccgcggcgacaGCCTCAAGGTCGCCCTCGCGTGGCTCTActacggcgccgacggcttcgagcGACAGATTGATCACGCCTTCGCCATGGCCCATCATCTGCACAGCCTGATCCAGCAAACGGGCAACTTTGTCATGCTGTCCGAGGATCCCCCGCCCTGTCTGCAGGTTTGCTTCTACCATGCCCCCGGCGGGAAGctctccgacgacgccgcggccAACACGAAGATTACGCAGGCCATTGTGGAGAGGCTCATCCGGCGAGGCTTCATGGTTGACTATGCCCCCGGCGACAAGGGTAGCTTCCTTCGGGTTGTGGTAAATACCCagacgctgccgacgacggtcgagggGCTCACCAGGGCGATTGAGGAGGTGGCCAAGGAAGAGACATGA
- a CDS encoding Armadillo-type fold protein: MPKPRSKRGEMREGRKRKRQEQEVGTVESKRARHDDESAGYQLDDDAARPRNDGGETEFFGMLADEEQEYFRRADEMLELNQFPSTEDRDMFLENVYGEAKGKELKLASSQSCSRLMERLIQLSSTAQKKRLFEAFGGHFLSLVQHRFASHCCEALFLRSAGVVSHELSGFVLDTTAKDVDEQEPEASMESLFLATLDELEGNLTFLMADRFASHTLRVLLLVLSGRPLEDASARTLMKSRKKENISVAGSALADEQNRGLRATPDSFTMAVRKIIGDSIADMDPTALRVLAKHPIGNPTLQLLLELDMMLNKTDQKSDSTQPSLLLRLLPGAPQSLFDGASEASEFVNGMVYDQIGSRLIETLVTHCPGKIFKALNQNIFLPRIEGYARNDISSYPAIKVLNRLGKDDLVQAVGSIAPTVPQLVSKTRFNVLRTLFERCAARGIPDEIKKLVKGLKEGCGSKPVDLVTTLCCLKDGKEKVKDVEQLSRNQYAIQSHGAQLLTTLLSIPGPSKAVHESILALSSDQLIRLATTSMPTVTLLTTAMTTPSANSLFQKSIVGTISARTAELAVSQFGHNLVVAVAGVPSKGKDLSVPYHLKEAMMNRLGSHEAELRESWMGRSVWRNWKGDTWKTRRGDWKVWMREVDGPPQEHQADRRRGTNGSHETTATEEKKATRVAKNPGEESQKGEVEVGSEETVDKAADGDDGDMEPEVDKEHTAERRLQKETKTRGESEVGDDQRDKGEKEARKKEGKERKERKEKKGEKEERRKEKKEKREKRAKERHDG, from the coding sequence ATGCCAAAGCCACGGTCGAAGCGAGGCGAGATGCGCGAGGGGCGCAAGCGGAAGCGCCAGGAGCAAGaggtcggcaccgtcgagagCAAAAGGGcacggcacgacgacgagtccgcTGGCTaccagctcgacgacgacgcggcacGCCCGCGCAACGATGGTGGCGAAACTGAATTCTTCGGCATGCTCGCCGATGAGGAGCAGGAGTACTTCCGCAGGGCCGACGAGATGCTCGAGCTCAACCAGTTCCCCTCGACCGAGGACCGCGACATGTTCCTCGAAAACGTCTACGGCGaagccaagggcaaggagcTCAAGCTTGCCAGCAGCCAGTCGTGCTCGCGCCTCATGGAGCGGCTCATCCAGCTGTCCAGCACGGCGCAGAAGAAGCGTCTCTTCGAAGCCTTCGGGGGACACTTCCTGTCCCTGGTCCAGCATCGGTTCGCGAGCCACTGCTGCGAGGCGCTCTTCCTTCgctccgccggcgtcgtctccCACGAGCTCTCcggcttcgtcctcgacacgacggccaaggacgtcgacgagcaggagcCCGAGGCCTCGATGGAgagcctcttcctcgccaccctcgacgagctcgaaggCAACTTGACCTTTCTCATGGCCGACCGGTTCGCATCCCACACCCTGCGcgtccttctcctcgtcctctccggACGGCCGCTGGAGGATGCCTCGGCCCGGACGCTCATGAAGAGCCGGAAGAAGGAAAACATATCGGTGGCGGGTtcggccctcgccgacgagcagaaCCGGGGCCTGCGGGCGACGCCCGATTCCTTCACCATGGCCGTTCGCAAGATCATCGGCGATTCCATCGCAGACATGGACCCCACCGCCCTCCGCGTGCTGGCCAAGCATCCCATCGGCAACCCTACActgcagctgctcctcgagctcgacatgATGCTCAACAAGACGGACCAAAAGTCGGACTCGACACAGCCCTCGCTGCTGCTTCGGCTGCTCCCGGGCGCGCCCCAGTCTCTGTTCGACGGCGCCTCGGAGGCATCCGAGTTCGTCAACGGCATGGTCTACGACCAAATAGGCTCCCGCCTTATCGAGACGCTCGTCACCCACTGCCCCGGCAAGATCTTCAAGGCCCTCAACCAAAACATCTTCCTCCCCCGCATCGAAGGCTACGCCCGCAACGACATCTCATCCTACCCGGCGATCAAGGTTCTCAATCGTCTGGGCAAGGACGACCTGGTGCAAGCCGTCGGAAGCATCGCACCGACCGTCCCCCAGCTGGTTTCGAAGACGAGGTTCAACGTGCTCAGGACACTGTTCGAGCGCTGCGCCGCCAGAGGCATCCCCGACGAGATCAAGAAGCTCGTAAAGGGACTCAAGGAGGGTTGCGGAAGCAAGCCCGTAGACTTGGTCACCACGCTCTGCTGCCTAAAGGACGGAAAGGAAAAGGTCAAGGACGTCGAGCAGCTGTCGCGCAACCAGTACGCGATCCAATCCCACGGCGCGCAGCTCCTCACAACCCTGCTGTCGATTCCCGGGCCGTCCAAGGCCGTCCACGAatccatcctcgccctctcgtcGGACCAGCTCATCCGCCTTGCCACGACGTCAATGCCCACCGTGACGCTcctgacgacggccatgaccaCGCCTTCTGCCAACTCTCTCTTCCAAAAGTCCATTGTCGGCACCATCTCGGCCCGCACGGCGGAACTGGCCGTCTCCCAATTCGGACacaacctcgtcgtcgccgtcgccggcgttcCCAGCAAGGGCAAGGACCTCAGCGTCCCTTACCATTTGAAGGAGGCCATGATGAACCGGCTCGGCTCCCACGAGGCAGAGCTGAGAGAGTCGTGGATGGGGCGCAGCGTCTGGCGCAACTGGAAGGGCGACACgtggaagacgaggaggggagaCTGGAAGGTCTGGATGAGGGAAGTCGACGGACCGCCACAGGAGCACCAAGCTGACAGGCGGCGCGGCACGAATGGATCAcacgagacgacggccactGAGGAGAAGAAGGCTACGAGAGTGGCAAAGAACCCCGGCGAGGAGAGCCAAAAGGGAGAGGTCGAAGTCGGGAGTGAGGAGACAGTAGATAAGGCAGCCGACGGGGATGATGGGGACATGGAGCCAGAGGTGGATAAAGAGCACACAGCAGAGAGGCGGTTGCAAAAAGAGACGAAAACCCGGGGCGAGAGTGAGGTCGGAGATGACCAGAGGGACAAGGGGGAGAAGGAGGCAAGAAAGAAGGAGGGGAaggagaggaaggagaggaaggagaagaagggggagaaggaggaaagaagaaaagagaaaaAGGAGAAGAGGGAAAAGAGAGCAAAGGAGCGACATGACGGGTGA
- a CDS encoding Oxysterol-binding protein-like protein 1 has product MAGAPDEHQSDGSKLRTVLGILKKFIGVSDLAAVRFSLPSQLLEPTPNLEYWTYLDAPNAFIAIGTSDEPLDRMLEVVRFWLTKDIKYAKGRPCKPYNSCLGEFFRCNWESEDNAPVIDTLGLSNGATPPDGPARSNLSSLKAAAKDDKNASNLSLSVPQHGAPADSHPIRVSYLTEQTSHHPPVSAFHVTCPEKGITARGFDQITAKFTGTSVKVLPGEHNMGIFITLDKRDGETYQLTHPAAHLGGLLRGSLSVSVSEMAYFTCPKTKIKAILHYVEEGWLGRTTNKIDGVIFKYDPDKDDKTRVQDVPADDVLARLSGPWREKVTFTLGPRPSKSVPLEEQYTIIDMAPLGVAPKIVPPEDQQLPNESLSLWGGVTKAIIAKQYSKATEIKVELEEKQREKAREREQSGEEWRPVFFEHVTGNGGKPDLTDVGRQVLERAQKGEWSTDDILDRGRVW; this is encoded by the exons ATGGCCGGTGCGCCCGACGAACACCAGAGCGACGGATCCAAGTTGCGGACCGTTCTGGGCATCTTGAAGAA GTTCATTGGCGtctccgacctcgccgccgttcgcttttccctcccctcccaGCTCCTCGAACCGACGCCGAACCTCGAGTACTGGACCTACCTCGACGCCCCCAACgccttcatcgccatcggTACCTCCGACGAGCCGCTCGACCGCATGCTCGAGGTCGTGCGCTTTTGGCTCACCAAGGATATCAAGTACGCCAAGGGGAGGCCTTGCAAACCCTACAACTCCTGCCTCGGCGAGTTCTTCCGC TGCAATTGGGAATCGGAAGACAACGCGCCCGTCATCGATACCCTCGGTCTTTCCAACGGCGCCACGCCGCCCGACGGACCCGCACGCAGCAACTTGTCGAGCTTGAaagccgccgccaaggacgaCAAGAACGCATCCAACCTCTCGCTTTCCGTTCCCCAGCATGGCGCCCCCGCCGACAGCCATCCCATCCGCGTCTCCTACCTCACCGAGCAGACCTCCCACCACCCCCCCGTCAGCGCCTTTCACGTCACCTGCCCGGAAAAGGGCATCACCGCCCGCGGCTTCGACCAGATCACCGCCAAGTTCACCGGCACCTCGGTCAAGGTCCTGCCCGGCGAGCACAACATGGGCATCTTCATCACCCTCGACaagcgcgacggcgagacctACCAGCTCACCCACCCGGCCGCCCACCTGGGCGGCCTCCTGCGCGGCAGCCTGAGCGTCTCCGTCAGCGAGATGGCCTACTTTACCTGCCCCAAGACGAAGATCAAGGCCATCCTCCACTACGTCGAGGAAGGCTGGCTCGGCCGGACCACCAACAAgatcgacggcgtcatcTTCAAGTACGACCcggacaaggacgacaagACGAGGGTCCAGGATGTCCCCGCCGACGATGTCCTCGCCCGGCTCAGCGGACCTTGGAGGGAAAAGGTAACCTTCACTCTCGGGCCGAGGCCAAGT AAATCCGTCCCTCTCGAGGAGCAATACACCATCATCGACATGGCtcccctcggcgtcgccccCAAAATCGTCCCACCCGAAGACCAGCAGCTCCCGAACGAGTCCCTCTCCCTCTGGGGCGGCGTCACCAAGGCCATCATCGCGAAGCAGTACTCCAAGGCCACCGAGATCaaggtcgagctcgaggagaagcaGCGCGAAAAGGCCCGAGAGCGCGAGCAGAGCGGCGAGGAATGGAGACCCGTCTTCTTTGAGCACGTCACGGGCAACGGTGGCAAGCCCGATTTGACCGATGTGGGGAGGCAGGTCCTCGAGAGGGCCCAGAAGGGCGAGTGGTCCACAGACGACATTCTGGACCGTGGTCGAGTCTGGTGA
- a CDS encoding ammecr1 family protein, with the protein MASDEHCLMCFEALDAHLDGRKPLSLDRLQASWASYASTQPAASRSSLKDPALRRVAAETDSSSSSSSASPASGPTPATSTSSLPLGPTSTPLFVTWNTVSDDDGAGGGHDDDDDDRCLRGCIGTFEPQPLSVGIPEYAVISAVHDSRFPPVTRRELPRLQAAVTLLTDFEQVEDPYDWQIGTHGIRLSFHSGNRRYGATYLPDVAAEQGWSKDKTLFSLVRKAGWVGSRQRWKDLDLKVTRYQGKKHSMAYPEYKKWKDWAEASGQ; encoded by the coding sequence ATGGCGTCCGACGAGCACTGCCTCATGTGCttcgaggccctcgacgcccaccTTGACGGCCGCAAGCCTCTGTCGTTGGATCGGCTGCAGGCCTCGTGGGCGAGCTACGCGAGCAcccagccggcggcgtcacgCTCGTCCTTGAAGGATCCCGCCCTGCgacgcgtcgccgccgagacggattcctcgtcctcttcgtcgtcggcatcaccGGCGTCGGgtccgacgccggccacgtccacgtcgtcgctgccgctcgggccaacctcgacgccccTCTTCGTCACCTGGAACACGgtctcggacgacgacggcgccggcggcggccatgacgacgacgacgatgaccgATGCTTGCGCGGCTGCATCGGCACCTTTGAGCCTCAGCCGCTCTCCGTCGGCATTCCCGAGTACGCCGtcatctcggccgtccaCGACTCACGATTCCCCCCCGTGACGAGGAGGGAGCTGCCGAGGCTGCAAGCCGCCGTCACCCTCCTCACCGACTTTGAGCAGGTCGAGGACCCCTACGACTGGCAGATTGGTACCCACGGCATCCGCCTCTCCTTCCACAGCGGCAACCGTCGCTACGGCGCCACCTACCTCCCGGACGTGGCCGCGGAGCAGGGCTGGTCCAAGGACAAGACGCTCTTCAGCCTCGTCCGGAAGGCCGGCTGGGTCGGGAGCCGGCAGCGATGGAAGGACCTCGATCTCAAGGTGACGCGGTACCAGGGCAAGAAGCACAGCATGGCGTACCCGGAGTATAAGAAATGGAAGGActgggccgaggcgagcgggCAGTGA
- a CDS encoding RAS small monomeric GTPase — translation MHRTTLNARHPCIQQSTRVLFHSKIESCPGLLLPAHGAGTITRSTRAPSCSWCRHDISILVTPASPVKRRVRRRVSTKTAARVTPIRSLLAAGDEHLSPEECEDECSGRASRARRRGAVDALARPALGRSSTELVRAPSSSATSSVDDIEHGSGSKHSSPSGPPPPPRVAQADGRDALLSDTLGSGLRAARRRRAAVTMQAQRERVPEPAMPISVTICGDGGCGKSSITLRLVRSQWTSEYDPTIEDSYSVTRRIDGTTYHLSLTDTAGQEEYRGMWASSNLGADAFLLVYDITSRDSLDALQYFDDLIDMEAETRLDNAERARRAGLNPVHANAGNASGSKTVPPVKIVAGNKCDLQESRQVPAAQGLDWARRRGCGFMETSARLEVNVEETFALIVRRVVERRRLAEMGVLDNTEMNARGMTKPLTPLPADEVLDEKRGGVLRGQTLLTDRRRRREAGFWRKLRCW, via the exons ATGCACCGCACCACCCTGAACGCCCGCCACCCTTGCATCCAGCAGTCGACCCGAGTCTTGTTCCATTCGAAAATCGAGTCCTGCCCAGGACTGCTTCTGCCC GCTCACGGTGCCGGCACGATCACGAGAAGCACGAGAGCTCCGTCCTGCTCCTGGTGCCGACACGACATCAGCATCCTCGTTACCCCCGCCTCCCCTGTCAAGCGTCGAGTCCGCCGTCGAGTCTCAACCAAAACGGCTGCCCGCGTCACCCCGATTCGGAGCTTGCTTGCCGCAGGCGACGAACACTTGAGCCCCGAGGAGTGCGAGGACGAGTGCTCTGGACGCGCATCCCGTGCACGACG GCGCGGAGCCGTAGACGCCTTGGCACGGCCAGCCCTTGGCCGGTCGTCCACCGAGCTTGTCCGGGCTCCGAGCTCATCGGCGACAtcgagcgtcgacgacatcgagcACGGCTCGGGAAGCAAACATTCCTCGCCCTccggccctcctcctcctcctcgcgtCGCCCAGGCCGACGGACGCGACGCTCTCCTTTCCGACACCCTCGGCAGTGGTCTGCGcgcggcgagacggcgacgggcggccgTGACGATGCAGGCCCAGCGCGAGCGCGTGCCCGAACCGGCCATGCCCATCTCCGTGACCAtctgcggcgacggcggctgcggcaagTCGTCCATCACGCTGCGCCTCGTCCGCTCGCAGTGGACGTCCGAGTACGACCCGACCATCGAGGACTCGTACAGCGTGACGCGCcgcatcgacggcaccacCTACCACCTCTCGCTCACCGACACGGCCGGCCAGGAGGAGTACCGCGGCATGTGGGCCTCGTCcaacctcggcgccgacgccttccTGCTCGTCTACGACATCACCTCGCGCGactccctcgacgccctgcAGTACTTTGACGACCTCATCGACATGGAGGCCGAGACGCGGCTCGACAACGCCGAGCGCgcccgccgcgccggccTGAACCCCGTCCacgccaacgccggcaaCGCCAGCGGCTCCAAGACGGTGCCGCCCGTCAagatcgtcgccggcaacaAGTGCGACCTGCAGGAGAGCAGGCAGGTGCCGGCCGCCCAGGGGCTCGACTgggcccgccgccgcggctgcGGCTTCATGGAGACGAGCGCGCGCCTCGAGGTCAACGTCGAGGAGACGTTTGCCCTCATCGTCcgacgcgtcgtcgagcgccgccgcctcgccgagaTGGGCGTCCTCGACAACACCGAGATGAACGCGCGCGGCATGACGAAGCCGCTGACGCCCCtgcccgccgacgaggtcctcgacgagaagcgcggcggcgtcctccGGGGCCAGACGCTGCTGACggatcgccgccgtcgccgcgaggCCGGCTTCTGGAGGAAGCTGCGCTGCTGGTGA
- a CDS encoding glycoprotein suaprga1: MLSMRTLARSAPRALGRLSTSSLRQSVTRPSLRPLAKMPSSSILRPTRAAFSTTVGRQAADGETDDELSAKLESEIQIEEDMKATEQLPASVKDFLDNSPFELVDTPGQEVVKLTRSFGDEKITISFSIADITNYDPYNEDPALEDEEFADEGMQTSTKQGDASSSGAARSAPAEEQLEDEMDEDLEDESAAPINLSIVIEKPGKTAGALNVDASAQDGNIVVENMFFYEDAKVARVESPEAAQKRADVYPGPPFGSLDEDLQVLMERFLEERGITQAMATFVPDYVDVKEQREYMRWLNNVKAFIDV; the protein is encoded by the exons ATGCTTTCCATGCGAACTCTTGCACGGTCCGCGCCTCGCGCGCTCGGCCGTttgtcgacctcgtcgcttCGCCAGTCCGTAACGCGCCCCAGCCTTCGTCCTTTGGCCAAGATGCCGAGTTCCAGCATCCTGCGCCCGACGCGGGCCGCCTTTTCTACAACCGTCGGACGtcaggcggccgacggcgagactGATGATGAACTGTCCGCCAAGCTCGAGAGCGAGATCCAGATCGAGGAAGACATGAAGGCCACCGAGCAGCTGCCAGCCAGCGTCAAGGACTTTCTCGACAACAGCCCCTTCGAGCTGGTCGACACGCCTGGCCAGGAGGTTGTGAAGCTGACTCGATCCTTTGGAGATGAAAA GATCACCATCAGCTTCTCCATCGCCGACATCACCAACTACGACCCCTACAACGAGGATCccgccctcgaggacgaggaattTGCCGACGAAGGCATGCAGACGTCCACCAAGCAGGGCgacgcttcctcgtcggggGCTGCCCGCTCCGCCCCTGCCGAGGAACAGCTCGAGGATGAGATGGACGAGGACCTGGAGGACGAGTCGGCAGCGCCCATCAACCTGTCAATCGTCATCGAGAAGCCAGGCAAGACGGCGGGCGCGCTCAACGTTGACGCCAGTGCCCAGGACGGCAACATTGTCGTCGAGAACATGTTCTTCTACGAGGACGCCAAGGTCGCCCGTGTCGAGTCTCCAGAGGCTGCCCAAAAGCGTGCCGACGTCTACCCCGGCCCGCCATTCGGGTCCCTCGACGAAGACCTGCAGGTTCTCATGGAGCGCTTCCTCGAGGAGCGCGGCATCACCCAAGCCATGGCCACCTTCGTGCCCGATtacgtcgacgtcaaggagCAGAGGGAGTACATGCGATGGCTCAACAACGTCAAGGCCTTCATCGACGTCTAA